In Rhodopirellula islandica, one DNA window encodes the following:
- a CDS encoding protein kinase domain-containing protein, with product MAFRRLRGVQFDEAFPLVRDVVLVEDRFGRAFGNALPRVNDNQFVLGKLIGSGGFGKVYRANMQSDASTVAVKFLRKAFWQNEAARLSFVREIGIASQIQHPGVIRYLGYGKSPHGGPYVICEWIDGCSLRDVVIPAGVL from the coding sequence ATGGCATTCCGCCGACTTCGCGGCGTTCAGTTCGATGAAGCCTTTCCATTGGTCCGGGACGTCGTCCTCGTAGAAGATCGCTTCGGTCGGGCATTCGGGAACGCATTGCCGCGAGTGAACGACAACCAGTTTGTGCTCGGCAAGCTGATCGGCAGCGGCGGTTTCGGAAAGGTCTACCGCGCCAACATGCAATCCGACGCCAGCACCGTCGCAGTCAAATTTCTTCGCAAAGCGTTCTGGCAAAACGAAGCCGCACGACTGTCGTTCGTTCGAGAGATAGGCATTGCGTCTCAGATCCAACACCCCGGCGTCATCCGCTATCTGGGCTACGGCAAATCACCTCACGGCGGCCCGTACGTCATCTGCGAGTGGATTGACGGATGCTCATTGCGAGACGTTGTGATCCCCGCGGGCGTTCTTTGA
- a CDS encoding endonuclease V yields MNIACIDVGYTESESKPTRAIAACVIIGNWRDAVSSSEHVVHLTDVQAYQPGEFYRRELPCVQAVLAELSHTPSCIVIDGYVWLDDLDHPGLGAHLHRSLAESIPVIGVAKNPFKRSEHATALTRGGSTRPLYITAAGVPIAQAVHNIAAMHGPHRFPSILQRVDRLSRGEQPMQSSAHSTSKRSR; encoded by the coding sequence ATGAACATCGCCTGCATCGACGTCGGCTACACCGAGTCTGAATCAAAGCCAACGAGAGCGATCGCTGCCTGCGTGATCATTGGCAACTGGAGAGATGCCGTGTCATCGTCCGAGCACGTCGTCCATTTGACCGACGTCCAAGCTTACCAGCCCGGTGAGTTCTACCGCCGAGAATTGCCGTGCGTCCAAGCCGTATTGGCGGAGCTTTCTCACACGCCGTCTTGCATTGTCATCGATGGCTACGTCTGGCTGGACGACTTGGACCATCCTGGCTTGGGCGCACACTTGCACCGATCGCTTGCGGAATCCATCCCCGTGATCGGCGTCGCCAAGAATCCGTTCAAGCGGTCCGAACACGCAACCGCACTGACACGTGGCGGTAGCACACGACCGCTGTACATCACCGCAGCAGGAGTCCCAATTGCGCAGGCCGTCCACAACATCGCGGCAATGCACGGCCCGCACCGATTTCCAAGCATCCTCCAACGAGTCGACCGCCTCAGTCGAGGAGAACAGCCCATGCAATCGTCAGCCCACAGCACCAGCAAACGATCACGCTGA
- a CDS encoding DUF6884 domain-containing protein, with amino-acid sequence MPKTTLVIVPCGSSKVWSKNPTAGPTIARDAYVGSPFKVNRKYAECIGDQWLILSAKHGFIDPDFVLPGPYEVTFKKKSSGPIDLETLSQQVKDRRLATFDAVIGLGGKEYRHAIETAFEGTEVDLQFPFAGLPIGKAMQAAKRAAENAVTGDG; translated from the coding sequence ATGCCAAAGACGACTCTCGTGATCGTTCCATGCGGTAGCAGCAAGGTTTGGTCGAAGAATCCAACGGCCGGACCAACGATTGCCCGCGATGCGTACGTGGGATCGCCGTTCAAGGTGAACCGCAAGTACGCGGAGTGCATCGGCGATCAATGGCTGATCCTCAGTGCGAAGCACGGTTTCATTGATCCGGACTTCGTGCTGCCGGGCCCCTACGAAGTCACCTTCAAAAAGAAGTCGTCGGGGCCGATTGACTTGGAAACGCTGTCGCAACAAGTCAAAGATCGCAGGCTGGCAACGTTCGATGCAGTGATCGGTTTGGGTGGGAAGGAATATCGGCACGCGATCGAGACTGCATTCGAGGGAACGGAGGTGGACCTTCAGTTCCCGTTCGCTGGCCTGCCAATCGGCAAAGCGATGCAGGCCGCCAAGCGAGCGGCCGAGAATGCGGTTACTGGCGATGGTTGA
- a CDS encoding DEAD/DEAH box helicase family protein, which yields MDRSPFLSVNEKDWIASNELAFAFLDRFPVTRGHALVVTRRVVPTWFDASPEEQAALMSLVNMVKQRLDETLAPKPTGYNVGFNCGETAGQTVMHVHVHVIPRYLGDVPDPRGGVRYVIPEKANYLVDETSVQTAEATPGNTTNAPRLELATGYPDSTLWERLSDRMADARKIDVLASFVQPSGLAVIEGRLFETLRRDAAVRILVSDYLYISHPKALARLLAWQDTVGDDQDLRGELQARLVKYKSLSGQPESFHPKAWRIMDDHGSLVAVGSSNLSKPALETGVEWNLICSSRGHDGVPDDFVQAFDELWRAAEPLTSDLVEQYRLETKAFRKEHFEPQSIDNTTIPEPRPWQSAALKSLARLRADGFAKALISVATGMGKTWLAAFDVRQVGDALGRRPRVLVIAHRSHILTQAEIVLSQLLDDAFKEGDSLASRTSWYRGSCSKLDGELVVASIQKLARPEGLERLANEHFDYVIIDEVHHAEAPTYRRVLAKLDADFILGLTATPERTDGVDVVSVFDDNLAYHASIGTGIEEGALVPFHYVGIRDTVDFEQVPWRNGRFDPDELEQRVATSERMERLWQAINEHPGERTIVFCCSRRHAVFARDWLRGKGVSSAAVFSGGGGDSYGESLEQLRDGSLETLCVVDMFNEGLNVPAVDRVVMLRPTESKVVFLQQLGRGLRASMGKTRLLVIDFVGNHRLFARRMLHLLSLGNHAAQWGDLRKWIQGASPELPEGCLLDVELGAKDLLKQFLPTGAAAGVEAYRGMRDELGRRPTPSELIARGYIPGTISRSAGSWFAFADEEGDLNNAEQQTLRLFGDWFKTVETTSLNKSYKMVVLRVLLDQSSFFDPVDLPEFAKRCRTHMLEHPVLRRDLLEGKHAIDHRHASDTEWMAWWIKWPIDRWLDNQNGSRWFKRTGDQLQLAIDCPPELHASLESMTEELVEGRLARYIQSKRLAESPETANSFTGKVSHANGKAIVFIPTVEKEPGRPVGPTEVQLPNGDLWTFKFVKVACNVAYPKGEKKNRLSELLRQWFGEDAGLPGTDFRVHFQLSEGRWHVQPTGVENAVAADTSERPIADALTEPDEPEWAIEPSVKDSAKYASHVPVYDLVAAAGGFGPEGVPEEIGWIEVADRKLSTGMFAARVIGRSMEPRITSGSLCLFRPSSAGSRQNRLVLVQINTHADPVDGGRYTVKRYHSTKGGGEDGWQHQTIELQPLNPEYSAIQIDEEAATDLRVLGEFVAVLHEAISYDESR from the coding sequence ATGGACCGCTCACCGTTCTTAAGCGTCAACGAAAAGGATTGGATCGCTTCGAACGAACTGGCGTTCGCGTTCCTCGATCGTTTTCCAGTGACACGCGGCCATGCATTGGTGGTGACTCGCCGCGTCGTGCCGACTTGGTTTGATGCGTCGCCAGAAGAACAAGCTGCGTTGATGAGCTTGGTCAACATGGTCAAGCAACGGCTGGATGAAACGCTGGCCCCCAAGCCCACTGGATACAACGTCGGTTTCAACTGCGGCGAAACCGCGGGCCAAACGGTCATGCATGTTCACGTTCATGTGATCCCTCGCTACCTCGGCGATGTACCGGATCCACGGGGCGGTGTTCGATACGTGATCCCCGAGAAAGCAAACTACCTGGTCGACGAGACATCGGTCCAGACAGCGGAGGCGACGCCTGGGAACACGACGAACGCTCCGCGTTTGGAACTGGCGACGGGGTACCCGGATTCCACTTTGTGGGAACGACTCTCGGATCGGATGGCTGATGCGAGGAAGATCGACGTGTTGGCTTCGTTTGTCCAGCCTTCAGGTCTCGCCGTGATCGAAGGTCGGCTGTTCGAAACTCTGCGAAGGGACGCCGCCGTTCGAATCCTCGTCAGCGATTACCTGTACATCTCGCATCCCAAAGCCTTGGCTCGATTGCTCGCGTGGCAGGATACAGTCGGAGACGATCAAGACTTGCGTGGTGAGCTGCAGGCGCGGCTGGTGAAATATAAGTCGCTCTCGGGTCAACCAGAATCATTCCATCCCAAGGCGTGGCGAATCATGGATGATCACGGTTCGCTGGTGGCGGTCGGAAGCAGCAACCTGTCAAAACCCGCTTTAGAAACCGGCGTCGAATGGAATCTGATCTGTTCTAGCCGTGGACACGATGGCGTGCCCGACGATTTTGTTCAGGCGTTTGATGAATTGTGGCGGGCCGCGGAGCCGCTGACTTCTGATTTGGTGGAGCAGTATCGGCTAGAAACAAAGGCCTTCCGCAAGGAACACTTCGAACCCCAAAGCATCGACAACACAACGATTCCCGAGCCTCGGCCGTGGCAATCGGCGGCGCTTAAATCGCTTGCAAGGCTGCGTGCCGACGGTTTTGCGAAGGCGTTGATCTCGGTCGCCACCGGGATGGGAAAGACTTGGCTGGCTGCGTTTGATGTGCGGCAAGTCGGGGATGCACTCGGACGCCGCCCGCGAGTGCTGGTGATTGCACACCGCTCGCACATTTTGACGCAAGCCGAAATTGTTTTGTCCCAGCTGCTGGACGACGCGTTCAAAGAGGGCGATTCGCTGGCATCGCGTACGTCGTGGTACCGCGGCTCATGCAGCAAACTGGACGGTGAGTTGGTGGTCGCCTCGATTCAGAAACTCGCTCGCCCCGAGGGCCTGGAGCGTCTGGCGAATGAACACTTCGACTACGTGATCATTGACGAAGTTCACCACGCTGAGGCCCCGACATACCGCCGCGTGCTAGCGAAGTTGGACGCTGACTTCATTCTGGGACTGACCGCGACTCCCGAACGCACCGATGGCGTCGATGTGGTCAGTGTCTTCGACGACAACTTGGCCTATCACGCCTCCATCGGAACGGGCATCGAAGAGGGAGCGTTGGTCCCGTTCCACTATGTCGGCATTCGAGACACGGTGGACTTCGAACAAGTCCCTTGGCGCAACGGCCGGTTCGATCCCGACGAACTGGAACAACGCGTCGCCACGAGCGAGCGGATGGAACGACTGTGGCAAGCGATCAACGAGCATCCCGGTGAGCGAACGATCGTCTTTTGTTGCTCCCGGCGTCATGCCGTGTTCGCGCGTGATTGGCTGCGTGGAAAAGGCGTCAGCTCGGCAGCGGTCTTCTCAGGAGGAGGCGGTGACAGCTACGGCGAGTCATTGGAACAGTTGCGTGATGGCTCGCTTGAAACACTCTGCGTGGTCGACATGTTCAATGAGGGGCTGAATGTCCCGGCGGTCGATCGCGTCGTGATGCTGCGGCCCACGGAGTCGAAGGTTGTCTTCCTTCAGCAGCTCGGCCGTGGATTGCGAGCCAGCATGGGCAAGACACGGTTGTTGGTGATCGACTTCGTCGGCAATCACCGCTTGTTTGCTCGGCGAATGCTCCACCTGTTGTCGCTGGGAAACCACGCGGCCCAGTGGGGTGATTTGCGGAAGTGGATCCAGGGGGCGTCCCCGGAGCTGCCCGAGGGCTGCTTGCTGGATGTTGAACTTGGAGCCAAGGATCTGCTGAAGCAATTCCTTCCAACGGGAGCCGCGGCCGGGGTCGAGGCGTATCGCGGGATGCGTGATGAACTGGGGCGTCGCCCGACTCCATCGGAATTGATCGCTCGCGGGTACATTCCAGGAACGATCAGTCGCAGTGCGGGAAGCTGGTTTGCGTTTGCCGATGAGGAAGGTGATCTGAACAATGCGGAACAGCAAACGCTTCGCTTGTTCGGTGATTGGTTCAAGACGGTCGAGACGACCAGCTTGAACAAGTCGTACAAGATGGTGGTGCTTCGCGTGCTGCTGGATCAATCGTCGTTCTTTGATCCGGTTGATTTGCCAGAGTTTGCCAAACGCTGTCGGACTCACATGCTGGAACACCCTGTTCTCCGGCGAGATCTGCTGGAGGGCAAGCACGCAATCGACCATCGTCATGCAAGCGACACGGAGTGGATGGCGTGGTGGATCAAATGGCCCATTGATCGATGGCTGGATAACCAAAACGGATCGCGATGGTTCAAGCGGACAGGTGATCAACTGCAGTTGGCAATTGATTGCCCACCTGAACTGCATGCTTCCCTTGAATCCATGACGGAAGAACTGGTCGAGGGACGTCTGGCTCGGTACATCCAATCGAAACGCCTGGCAGAGTCGCCCGAGACAGCGAATTCGTTCACGGGAAAGGTCTCGCATGCGAATGGAAAAGCAATCGTGTTCATCCCAACGGTGGAGAAAGAACCGGGGCGACCGGTGGGGCCAACCGAAGTGCAATTGCCCAATGGAGACCTTTGGACGTTCAAGTTTGTGAAAGTCGCCTGCAACGTCGCGTACCCGAAAGGTGAAAAGAAGAATCGTTTGTCGGAGTTGCTCCGCCAGTGGTTCGGGGAGGACGCGGGGCTGCCGGGAACGGATTTCCGTGTGCATTTTCAATTGAGTGAGGGGCGTTGGCATGTGCAGCCGACCGGCGTTGAGAACGCGGTTGCTGCTGATACTTCCGAACGTCCAATCGCGGATGCACTGACCGAACCGGATGAACCGGAATGGGCCATTGAGCCGTCGGTCAAAGACTCCGCGAAGTACGCGAGCCACGTGCCCGTGTACGACTTGGTTGCCGCGGCCGGAGGTTTTGGACCGGAAGGTGTTCCGGAAGAGATCGGATGGATCGAGGTTGCCGACCGCAAGCTCTCAACGGGAATGTTCGCCGCTCGGGTGATCGGTCGCTCCATGGAGCCGCGAATCACCAGTGGAAGCTTGTGTCTGTTTCGTCCCAGTTCGGCTGGTTCGCGACAGAACCGCTTGGTGCTCGTTCAGATCAACACGCATGCGGACCCGGTGGATGGTGGACGTTATACGGTGAAGCGATACCATTCCACCAAGGGCGGAGGCGAAGACGGTTGGCAACACCAAACGATCGAATTGCAGCCACTCAATCCCGAGTATTCGGCAATCCAAATCGACGAGGAAGCGGCAACGGACCTCAGGGTGCTCGGTGAATTTGTTGCGGTCTTGCACGAAGCAATCTCATACGATGAAAGCCGCTGA
- a CDS encoding N-6 DNA methylase family protein: MSEADGQKFLKDLAKKLGTAADPNSKHDADDEAVACRDQTREVLFIDAHELACMMDRFLQANKEDTTRHARTFPKWKNAPVISPSLREGRGGGTTTRGGEAGQVDNRTIPGFCRSPTLVETAEHGYVLTLRRYAGAEEVEDDGVPFAGKMEGLTRELATQFHESEKLQSAIRDNMQKLGFALPEAGE; this comes from the coding sequence ATGTCAGAGGCGGATGGCCAGAAGTTCCTCAAGGATCTCGCCAAAAAACTTGGGACGGCAGCCGACCCCAATTCGAAACATGACGCAGACGATGAAGCCGTCGCATGTCGAGACCAGACGCGTGAAGTGCTGTTCATCGACGCCCACGAACTGGCGTGCATGATGGACCGATTCCTCCAGGCCAACAAGGAAGACACCACAAGGCATGCCAGGACTTTTCCCAAGTGGAAGAACGCCCCCGTCATATCACCCTCCCTCCGGGAGGGTCGAGGAGGAGGAACGACGACGAGGGGAGGGGAAGCTGGACAAGTCGACAACCGCACCATCCCTGGCTTCTGCAGGAGCCCAACGTTGGTCGAGACCGCCGAACATGGCTACGTGCTCACGCTCCGTCGCTACGCAGGAGCCGAAGAGGTGGAAGACGACGGCGTCCCCTTCGCCGGAAAGATGGAGGGCTTGACCCGCGAGTTAGCCACTCAATTTCACGAGTCGGAAAAACTGCAGTCGGCGATCCGCGACAACATGCAAAAGCTGGGCTTTGCCTTGCCGGAGGCGGGGGAATGA
- a CDS encoding restriction endonuclease subunit S — MSKSVHWPKRKVASLIESGALRIDDGYRVRRVELGPIGIPFVRGGDIGTGDISTVVEDHIRPELSERVQTKLARPLDVAFISKGTVGRVGMLRPGQPEVVFSPQVCYWRSLDYNEINPRFLFYLMTSHEFQSELHAVMTHGSMAADYVSLADQRNFDLTFPPIETQNTIASILGALDDKIELNRRMNATLESLARAIFKSWFVDFDPVKINAGQMPEDGHDPKVLDLFPSTFQDSDLGPIPEGWEPCVFDDLIDFVIGGDWGKETFRDDFVEEVRCIRGADIPDLQDGGVGKMPTRFIKSNSLKKRSLLAGSLAFEISGGSPTQSTGRPVLITQTFLDRIPTPVTCSNFCRFIRLKKSVSPFYVYTMLRWLYDRDEFLQYENGTTGIKNLAFKLFASTHQLLSPPEEVMQEFDRVAAGYYEMIARHGAQSQELARLRYTLLPQLLSGELPVPAALTATEEALA, encoded by the coding sequence GTGTCTAAGTCAGTGCATTGGCCAAAGCGAAAAGTCGCATCACTGATTGAGAGTGGCGCGCTACGCATCGACGACGGTTATCGCGTACGAAGAGTCGAACTCGGACCGATTGGTATACCTTTTGTGCGTGGCGGCGATATTGGTACAGGTGATATCTCGACCGTGGTTGAAGATCACATTCGTCCTGAATTATCAGAACGGGTTCAGACCAAACTTGCCAGACCTCTCGATGTTGCATTCATCTCAAAGGGTACGGTCGGACGGGTTGGAATGTTGCGTCCGGGACAGCCGGAAGTCGTCTTTTCTCCGCAGGTTTGCTACTGGCGAAGTTTGGACTACAACGAAATCAACCCCCGCTTCCTTTTCTATCTGATGACCTCGCATGAGTTTCAGTCAGAATTGCATGCGGTAATGACGCATGGATCAATGGCTGCCGACTATGTAAGTCTCGCTGACCAACGAAACTTTGACCTCACTTTTCCGCCGATCGAGACACAGAACACGATCGCGTCGATCCTTGGAGCGTTGGACGACAAGATCGAGTTGAACCGTCGGATGAATGCGACGCTGGAGTCTCTTGCGCGGGCGATCTTCAAGAGTTGGTTCGTCGATTTCGACCCGGTCAAAATCAACGCGGGCCAGATGCCTGAGGATGGACACGACCCAAAGGTTCTCGACCTTTTCCCCTCCACCTTCCAAGACTCCGATCTCGGACCAATACCGGAGGGTTGGGAACCGTGTGTTTTCGACGACCTCATCGACTTTGTTATCGGAGGTGACTGGGGCAAAGAAACGTTCAGAGATGATTTTGTCGAGGAAGTTCGGTGTATTCGTGGTGCTGATATACCTGATCTTCAAGATGGTGGCGTCGGGAAGATGCCGACTCGATTCATCAAATCAAATAGTTTGAAGAAACGCTCCCTGTTGGCAGGCAGCCTTGCCTTTGAGATTTCTGGTGGAAGTCCTACGCAGTCAACCGGTCGCCCGGTACTCATCACGCAGACGTTCTTAGACCGTATTCCCACACCCGTAACCTGTTCCAACTTTTGCCGTTTCATTCGTTTGAAAAAGAGTGTTTCACCGTTTTACGTCTACACAATGCTTCGGTGGCTCTACGACCGCGACGAGTTCTTGCAGTACGAAAATGGCACGACAGGAATTAAGAATCTTGCGTTCAAATTGTTTGCGAGCACGCACCAGCTTCTTTCACCGCCAGAGGAGGTCATGCAGGAATTCGATCGTGTTGCTGCGGGATACTATGAGATGATTGCGAGACACGGCGCTCAGTCACAGGAACTTGCGAGGCTTCGCTACACGCTTCTTCCCCAACTCCTCTCCGGCGAACTTCCCGTTCCCGCCGCCCTTACCGCAACCGAGGAGGCATTGGCGTGA
- a CDS encoding ATP-binding protein, with protein MTIDTNKVHKLSKFDAHKLMELSIDVMKLSIPEDRGDKVPPAVGALIWFPEEKEYMVAYRGELRDGDHGEFTLLERKLANRKLDDCILFTTLEPCMKRNPPKVPCARRITNARIKTVYVGITDPDVTVDGKGIKHLENKGVDVVMYDRDLQEQIEEINKKFIENANERKKAEESEDSASMLEASAANVNFGNLSPDALSQFISWANLNEAIASEDFRNRLTRLNVLDAESEPTINGIILFGNEPRETIVDAGVLGTIRFEDGSEETKDFDGPQVLAPQEIMDWIKAKVPNPNDRTDATRKERDEAFFRLVREGVVNAIVHRDYTVSGSKTQVIVTKDSVTIMSPGSPLVTMEQLRSLNAPMRSRNPTLHYVFNRMGLAEERGLGLTSMRQAAETSGLPLPKFTFDDPYLVLTIYRSTEAVVTSLDEEVLSELTDSQRKGWEWLSKRSTVTRGEYADAMKIADRTATTHLGQFKKLGLVEVAGSGRGRSTTYRVVAQ; from the coding sequence GTGACCATTGATACGAACAAAGTGCACAAGCTGAGCAAATTCGATGCTCACAAGCTGATGGAACTGTCTATCGACGTGATGAAGCTGTCGATCCCGGAAGATCGTGGCGACAAAGTGCCGCCCGCCGTTGGCGCGCTCATTTGGTTCCCGGAAGAAAAGGAGTATATGGTCGCCTACCGAGGTGAACTTCGCGATGGGGACCATGGTGAGTTCACGTTGCTCGAACGAAAGCTCGCCAATCGAAAACTTGACGACTGCATTCTGTTTACGACACTCGAACCGTGCATGAAGCGAAACCCGCCGAAAGTACCGTGCGCGCGACGCATCACGAACGCGCGTATCAAGACCGTGTACGTTGGCATCACTGATCCTGACGTGACCGTAGACGGAAAAGGCATCAAACACCTTGAGAACAAAGGCGTTGATGTCGTGATGTATGACCGGGACCTGCAGGAGCAAATCGAGGAGATCAACAAGAAGTTCATCGAGAATGCCAACGAAAGGAAAAAGGCGGAGGAATCGGAAGATTCAGCTTCGATGCTGGAGGCATCCGCAGCGAACGTCAACTTCGGCAATCTCTCACCCGACGCGCTATCTCAGTTCATCTCGTGGGCAAACCTCAACGAGGCAATTGCATCTGAGGATTTTAGAAATCGGCTAACGCGTCTCAACGTACTTGATGCAGAGTCGGAGCCAACAATCAACGGCATCATTTTGTTTGGGAATGAACCGCGCGAAACAATTGTTGATGCAGGCGTGTTAGGGACAATTCGTTTTGAAGACGGTTCTGAAGAAACGAAGGATTTCGACGGACCGCAGGTCTTGGCTCCTCAAGAGATTATGGACTGGATCAAAGCCAAAGTTCCCAATCCAAACGATCGCACCGATGCCACGCGAAAAGAACGAGATGAAGCGTTTTTTCGGCTTGTGCGTGAAGGCGTGGTCAACGCGATCGTTCATCGTGACTACACCGTTTCGGGATCGAAGACACAGGTAATCGTAACCAAAGATTCGGTCACGATCATGAGCCCCGGTTCCCCATTGGTCACGATGGAGCAACTTCGTTCATTGAACGCTCCAATGCGAAGTCGCAACCCAACTTTGCATTACGTCTTCAACCGGATGGGACTCGCAGAAGAACGCGGCTTGGGGCTGACTTCGATGAGGCAGGCGGCAGAGACGAGCGGGCTACCGCTGCCAAAGTTCACGTTCGACGACCCGTATCTTGTGTTGACGATTTATCGCTCAACCGAGGCGGTCGTGACAAGTTTGGACGAAGAAGTTCTGAGCGAACTGACGGACAGTCAACGCAAAGGCTGGGAATGGCTCTCGAAACGGAGCACGGTGACACGGGGCGAGTATGCGGATGCAATGAAGATCGCCGATCGAACGGCGACCACTCACTTGGGGCAATTTAAGAAGCTCGGCCTTGTCGAGGTCGCGGGTTCGGGACGTGGAAGGTCAACGACATACAGGGTGGTGGCGCAATGA
- a CDS encoding nuclease-related domain-containing protein produces MIVQEKESPRPKDPMGKAGFEAEKQMAFFLRRAFAEASDVFVFNDVTFERNGERAQIDHLVMHRFGFAIVESKSITGTVEVNEHLEFVRNSRGRRSGMRSPIEQARLQARLLQGLLNDAKESLRPKKLMGTVQPSFGDERFQVFVAISDQGVIERNGTNPPELMKADRVVAELTEKANAYEETQGIKGFVKFVKAGKEQAKRMEDHHIAPFTDQELASIREFLLSQRKRQRTTNPPTVESKAPTAVERAAAPVSKADASPSDAGMKCEACGESDVEILYGRYGYYLRCRVCNQTQNVPQKCEVCAAKAKLRKKGPCFYRDCEACGSPRLVHTNPTPAEG; encoded by the coding sequence GTGATCGTCCAAGAGAAAGAGTCTCCGCGGCCGAAGGATCCGATGGGGAAAGCTGGGTTTGAAGCTGAAAAGCAAATGGCGTTCTTCCTGCGACGTGCCTTCGCAGAAGCGTCCGACGTTTTTGTGTTCAACGACGTCACGTTCGAACGAAATGGCGAGCGAGCCCAGATCGATCATCTGGTGATGCACCGATTCGGTTTCGCAATCGTCGAAAGCAAGTCCATCACAGGCACCGTCGAAGTGAACGAGCATCTTGAATTCGTTCGCAACTCTCGTGGGCGACGTTCTGGAATGCGGTCGCCGATCGAACAGGCTCGATTGCAGGCCCGGCTTCTACAAGGCCTGCTCAACGATGCGAAGGAATCGCTGCGTCCCAAGAAGTTGATGGGCACGGTTCAGCCATCCTTTGGTGATGAACGTTTCCAGGTCTTTGTGGCGATCTCGGATCAGGGCGTCATCGAACGCAATGGCACCAATCCGCCCGAGTTGATGAAGGCGGACCGAGTGGTCGCGGAACTGACCGAAAAGGCGAACGCCTACGAAGAAACCCAAGGCATCAAGGGATTTGTCAAGTTCGTGAAGGCGGGGAAGGAGCAAGCCAAGCGGATGGAAGATCATCATATCGCTCCGTTCACGGATCAAGAATTGGCGTCCATCCGCGAGTTTCTATTGAGCCAACGCAAACGTCAGCGAACAACGAATCCACCGACGGTTGAATCCAAGGCTCCAACGGCCGTGGAGCGAGCGGCGGCGCCCGTTTCGAAGGCAGACGCGAGTCCGTCGGATGCTGGGATGAAGTGCGAAGCGTGCGGCGAGTCGGATGTCGAGATTCTCTACGGTCGGTATGGCTATTACCTTCGGTGCCGAGTTTGCAATCAAACGCAAAACGTGCCGCAGAAGTGTGAGGTGTGTGCAGCGAAGGCGAAGCTTCGCAAGAAAGGGCCCTGCTTCTATCGCGACTGCGAGGCGTGTGGCTCACCAAGGCTGGTCCATACCAACCCGACGCCCGCGGAAGGTTGA
- a CDS encoding GIY-YIG nuclease family protein, with product MSNSGVYFITCEFLGRRFVKIGRSTNIARRRNQLQSGCPFRLKVEHIEAMSESEAVAKEKKWRAMFQDMRKRCESFNANTDDVNTQLMFHWFPYENDIEAFIERRKARDSATEFDEEVAPVHQEQLLF from the coding sequence TTGTCGAACTCGGGCGTCTACTTCATCACCTGCGAGTTCCTCGGCAGACGATTCGTGAAGATCGGCCGATCCACCAACATCGCACGACGACGAAATCAACTGCAGTCGGGATGCCCATTCCGCTTGAAGGTGGAACACATCGAAGCAATGTCCGAGTCCGAAGCCGTCGCGAAAGAGAAGAAGTGGCGTGCAATGTTCCAGGACATGCGAAAACGATGCGAGTCGTTCAACGCCAACACGGATGACGTGAACACCCAGCTCATGTTCCACTGGTTCCCCTACGAGAACGACATCGAAGCGTTCATCGAACGCCGGAAAGCACGAGACTCAGCCACCGAGTTCGACGAAGAAGTCGCCCCAGTTCACCAAGAACAACTCTTGTTTTGA
- a CDS encoding putative signal transducing protein, protein MKDDSETPSSPEPHDTETLATPTLAYTASGNLEAHAIVTWLQSNGVRAHAVEDNSGVSLFAFGTISQFHKPQVFVEKSDLQRAGDLLRQFESQRDRRRADLDNAPAIKSECEECGVTSEFPASQDGTTQNCPKCNAFMDVGKFDWPDDFDFGDADEEPEQELSADDALDAASRLHQLGDWNEAIQAYQQIKARWPEHATYTANCIAQIQQKIDAAAGG, encoded by the coding sequence ATGAAAGATGACTCTGAAACGCCATCGTCGCCCGAGCCTCACGATACAGAGACACTTGCCACACCGACGCTTGCCTACACCGCCAGCGGCAACTTGGAAGCTCACGCAATTGTCACTTGGCTGCAATCCAACGGTGTCCGTGCTCATGCGGTCGAAGACAACTCGGGTGTGAGCCTGTTTGCGTTCGGCACCATCAGCCAATTTCACAAGCCACAGGTGTTCGTTGAGAAGTCGGACCTCCAGCGTGCCGGAGATTTGCTGCGACAATTCGAGAGTCAACGAGATCGACGCCGAGCGGACTTGGACAACGCACCAGCAATCAAATCCGAGTGCGAAGAATGCGGTGTGACCAGCGAGTTTCCCGCGTCCCAAGACGGCACAACGCAAAATTGTCCTAAGTGCAACGCGTTTATGGATGTCGGAAAGTTTGACTGGCCCGACGACTTCGATTTCGGCGACGCCGATGAAGAGCCGGAACAAGAGCTGTCCGCCGACGATGCATTGGACGCTGCCTCGCGACTCCATCAACTCGGCGATTGGAACGAGGCGATTCAGGCTTACCAGCAAATCAAAGCACGTTGGCCAGAGCACGCAACCTACACGGCGAACTGCATTGCACAGATCCAGCAAAAGATTGACGCAGCAGCCGGAGGCTAG